In the Mya arenaria isolate MELC-2E11 chromosome 11, ASM2691426v1 genome, one interval contains:
- the LOC128207124 gene encoding uncharacterized protein LOC128207124 gives MADILFVLTLCASICYSDAYSVVHIGPIIGFVVGCVILVGIVISIIVCCVCCMQKSRGKRGQTITTAVNGPYIMNRMTYGAQTGQVPYGQQQYQAQPPLQTGHMTPGITVVNNSGMQGPTSYVTVVDI, from the exons ATggctgatattttatttgttttaacgcTTTGTGCTTCCATTTG TTATAGTGACGCATACTCGGTTGTTCATATCGGACCAATCATCGGCTTTGTTGTCGGCTGTGTTATTCTGGTCGGCATCGTTATCAGTATCATCGTCTGCTGTGTCTGCTGTATGCAAAAGTCACGCGGGAAACGAGGACAAACCATCACTACGGCAGTTAACGGTCCTTACATCATGA ACCGGATGACATACGGTGCCCAGACTGGACAAGTACCTTACGGCCAGCAGCAATACCAAGCTCAGCCGCCCCTACAAACCGGACATATGACCCCGGGAATTACCGTTGTCAACAACTCGGGAATGCAGGGCCCAACGTCATATGTAACAGTCGTCGACATTTAG
- the LOC128208514 gene encoding uncharacterized protein LOC128208514: MPHPRHTKQPTQSHACPIPVRPNNHSNITPASSPSPQTTTPISTLPHPHHTQQPPQSHPCPIPVIPNNHPNLTPALSQSHPKTTQISPLPLPHQSHPCPIPVTTNNHPNLTPVPSPSHPTTTPISPMPHPRHTQQPSPISPMPHPSHTQQPPQSHPCPIPIKPNNHPNLTHAPSPSHPTTTPISPMPHPRHTQQPPQSHPCPIPVTPNNHPNLTHAPSPSHPTTTPISPLLHPIHTHQPSQPNPCPIPVTPNNHPNVTPAPSQSHQKIPQSHPCPIPVTPNKYPNLTPAPSPSHPTTTSVSPLPHPRHTQQPPQSHLSPIPVTPNNHPNPAQSSPPLTINPTSTTNDLPTTTTTSPYLHPCHP; this comes from the exons ATGCCCCATCCACGTCACACCAAACAACCTACCCAATCTCACGCCTGTCCCATCCCCGTCAGACCTAACAACCACTCCAATATAACCCCTGCCTCATCCCCGTCACCCCAAACAACCACCCCAATCTCAACCCTGCCCCATCCCCATCACACCCAACAACCACCCCAATCACATCCATGCCCCATACCAGTCATACCAAACAACCACCCCAATCTCACGCCTGCTCTATCTCAGTCACACCCAAAAACCACCCAAATCTCACCCCTACCCCTTCCCCATC AATCTCACCCATGCCCCATCCCCGTCACAACCAACAACCACCCCAATCTCACGCCTGTCCCATCCCCGTCACACCCAACAACCACCCCAATCTCACCCATGCCCCATCCCCGTCACACCCAACAACCATCCCCAATCTCACCCATGCCCCATCCCAGTCATACCCAACAACCACCCCAATCTCACCCCTGCCCCATCCCCATCAAACCCAACAACCACCCCAATCTCACCCATGCCCCATCCCCATCACACCCAACAACCACCCCAATCTCACCCATGCCCCATCCCCGTCACACCCAACAACCACCCCAATCTCACCCATGCCCCATCCCAGTCACACCCAACAACCACCCCAATCTCACCCATGCCCCATCCCCGTCACACCCAACAACCACCCCAATCTCACCCCTGCTCCATCCAATTCACACCCATCAACCATCCCAACCAAACCCCTGCCCCATCCCCGTCACACCCAACAACCACCCCAATGTCACCCCTGCCCCATCCCAGTCACACCAAAAAATACCCCAATCTCACCCCTGCCCCATCCCAGTCACACCAAATAAATACCCCAATCTCACGCCTGCCCCATCCCCGTCACACCCAACAACCACCTCAGTCTCACCCCTTCCCCATCCCCGTCACACCCAACAACCACCTCAATCTCATCTCTCTCCCATCCCCGTCACCCCCAACAACCACCCCAACCCCGCCCAGTCCTCGCCACCTTTGACAATCAATCCTACATCTACTACCAATGACCTCCCAACAACCACCACAACCTCACCCTACCTCCATCCCTGTCACCCCTAG